A stretch of DNA from Thermococcus sp.:
TCCGATGGTGTAACTTACGTGAGGGGAGCGGTTCACTATGGCACTTTACCGCTGAACGGAAGTGTCGTCATCCTTGCCCGCCGGGGGAAGGAGGTCGTAAAAATCCAGCAGAATTTGGAGAACGGAACCTTCTCGGTTAGGATCGCTGGCAAGGTGGAGGAGGTCGAGGTAATCTACGGCGGGGGTGGCTTCTACCTCCCAACCAGGAAGGTCGTCTACAAAAAGAAGGGCTTACTGCCAGAGGGCTTCCATATTGACTCCCTCCACCGGAGTTTCCGGGGGCTTACCCTCCTCCCCCTCTCGCTCCTGGCAGTTGTCGGGGCAGGCTTTCTGGTTGCCAGAAGAAGAAAAGAAGTTCCCACGGAAGATGTTGTGGTTGAAAGGGTGGAGAACTTCAAGGAGGTTTCCCTTGGCAGGAGAGTCTTTCTGCCCGGGGAGGAAGTGGAGCTTTCTGTTCCTCCTGAGTGCGATGTCCTGCTGGACGGAAAGGCCGTGAAAAGATCGCTGAGGTTATCTACACCCGGGAAACATCTCCTTGAAATCTGCGGGAGGGCCTTTGAAATCTACGTCTTACCTCCAAAGGAGGCCATAATCAAGCTCTATGAACTGCACTTCCTCCCCTTTGCCCGGTCCACTGTCTACGTCGACAACAGGACTCCCTACGAGATTGCCCGCGCTTTTGGCTCGACCGATTTCTTCAGGGACGCTATGCGGGTGGCCAGAATATTCACCCTGGCCAGATACTCCCTTAGGAAAGTTGGAGAGGGGGATTTTTGGGAGGTGGTTGAAACCATGGAGCGTATGGGGGTGTTCAAATGAAGTTCAAAGAACTGGTGCAGGATTACGTCAATGGGCTGGTTCTCTGGGCCCTCGTGGGAATCATCTTGAAGGATTACGCGGGAAAATTATCTCTCGCAGTTCCCTTCCTCCTCGCCATTGGAAGTCCTGCAAAGCGCTTTGGAGAACCTAAGGGATACCTGCTGAAGGCCCTGGCCTTCTTATCGGCCTCGGCTCTGCTCTTACTGGCCAGTGGATGGCTCTCCTCAGCCCTCGCCGTCACCTTTCTCCTCTTGGGTGTTGCCTACGCGCTTTCGTATCCCCTCCACCTTAGGGGCAATGACTTTTTACCGAGGAACATGCTTGGCGTGGCCGTTGCAGGCTTTACTCTAGGTGCTGGCCTCTCTCTCAGGATATCCTCCGTGAACATGATGCGCCTCCTCGACCTTCTTCTAGCGGTTGTTCTCCTCTGGATTGCAATCTCTATCGGAGACTACATCTCGATTAGGTACCGCTCCAACAAGATAATCTCGGAGTTCATGCCCGTTGAAGTAAAGGGGGTAGATTTCAGCCTCGTTGAGGTTAGGGGAGCAATCTCGCGTTTCGTTGAAGACGCTGACCCCGCCCCCTTAATCGTCCAGCTCCTCAGAAGGGTTCCGAGGAGCGTCTCCGATGCCGACCTTGAGGAGCTCGTCAGGATGCTCACCGAGTACAGGGCCTACACAGGCGGCATCTTAACGCCACCGTGGTTGAGAAACCTATACGCCGAGAAGGAGAAGGAAAAGCGGGCAAACCTGGTCAGGGAAATCCTCGACCTGCTTTCCGGGTGGTGATGGAGATGAACTGGGTTCGGTGGCTCTTTCTCTTCACGGTTCTTCCCCTTGCACTCGCCGTCATAACGGGGGCAATCAGCCTTTCGTATTTTGCTTTATTGCCAGCGTCGGTTCTTGCCTTTTCTCTCCTTTTCGAGCCCCCTTCGGGCTTTTCCGTTGAGAGGAGTTTTAGCAGGACGTCCCTCAGGGTCGGGGAAGAGGTGGAAGTCAGGGTCAGGTTGAGGGTTGAGAGAGGAGCTGGCTCGGTTGTTGTTCAGGAGGTCGTTTCACCTGCGTTGAGGGTCGTGGAAGGTAGCAACAGGCACGTCTTCTTCAAGAGACCCGGGGAGAGGCTGGACGTTGAGTACAGCTATCGCCTGAGGGCCGTTAAGAGGGGTCAGCACAGGGTTTCGCCCGTCGAGGTTGAGGGACACCACTTTCTCGGGCTGGAGGGGTCAAACTACGCCCTTCTGCTTGATGAAGTCACTCTGAAGGTCTCACCCAGAGTTCCCGGAATCAGGAGGGTAGTTCTGAGAAACGTGAGGGGGAAACCCGGGACTCCACCCGCCGCCCTCACGAGTATGGGCTTCTCCTCCACCGAGTTCAGAGAAGTTAGGGAGTACAGGGCAGGCGATCCCCTGAGGGCAATAAACTGGAAGGCCACTGCGAGACTCAACACCCCTCTCGTGAACGAGTATGAGAGGGAGGGCTTCCTGACCGTGATGTTCTACCTTGACGCCTCATCCTCCATGCTGGTCGGAGGGCTTGAGAAAAACGCCCTAGAGACAGCGGTTGCTTTCCTGATTCCCCTCGTGCTTTATCTCCTCAGGAGGGGTTACAAGGTGGGACTTTACATACTCGGCCATGAAACGTTGCTCACACCGGTCTCAGGCTACGCATCTGCTTCAACCTTTACGAGGACGCTGACCTCTGTGGGAATCTCACCCAAAGAGGAATCCCTCCCTCTTGCCGTTGAGAGGACGAGGAAAGTCCTGAGGGGAGCCCTTCCCGTGGTGATAACCAATCTGAAGAGGGACAACTTCGTTGGCGTAAAGGAAGGCATGGAGAGACTTTATTCCATAACGAAGAACACGCCGGTCCTCATAGACGTTGACGTCTACCCCAACCTTGAGTTCGGCGAACTGGTATCGGCCTGTAAAAAGGGTCTTCGAGAGGAACTTCCCTTCCCGGCGATAGCAGTCTCGGAAAACGGAAAGGGCGCAGTACTTCAGTTTCTGGGGGTGGTAGGATGAAGGCCCTGAGGAGGCTCTCCTATCTTACCCTGGGACTTGCTTCTCTCTCGGTTGCCCTCTCCTATCCCTCTCTTCTGGGGCATATAAGCACCTTTGTGGCTGAGAAGCTCGGCCTTTACATCCCTCCAATTCTGCTCTCTTTTCTCGGCTTCCTGTCCTTCGCCCTCCACCTCTTTGAGAGAAAGGGCTTTTCCCTGCCCCTCACGGTCGGCATAATGTCAGCCCTCTACATTCTCCCCTACATCGGTGGGGTCTCTGTGGGAAAGATTCCCTACGTTGCCCTCTCTGCCCTCCCCCTCTCCTTGGCAATCGTGATGGCCCCTTATCTCAACTTCCTCCTGGAGCGGGAAAAGGCCCTCCACGGACTTCCCGAGAGGGAGTGGGAAGCAGTGGTAAGGGAGGAGCTTAGGACTTTCCTCCTCTCGATGGTCCCGGGTGGAATACTGCTCGTTTATCTCCTTTACTCCACGACCCTCGGGACGAGGCCCTTTGCCCTGCTCCCGACTTTCTCAATACCGCTCCTTGTCCTCTCCCTTGGCCTTTTGCTGGCCTCTGTGGATGGGGTTGAGACTCCCGCGGAGAAGACAGTCCTCGTGATAAGGGCCTACCTCACAGCCGGCGACAGCTTTGAGGTCAGAAGGGGTAGCCTCTATGAGAAAGGTTACGAGTTGCTCCTCGTCGGAGGAACCCCGGTTAAGAGGCCCGTCCTTATCCGCATCGAGGACGAAAATGTTCCCGACTATATCATCCTGAAATCCCCCTGGGAGAACCTATTCCTCGCAAAAAGGAGTGAGGTTGTGGAGGGGAACACCCGCTACGTGATTTTCCTCCCCTCTACGTCCCGTGCTCCCAGCTCTCAAGGTATTTCTTCTGCTCTTCCGTGAGCTCCTCTATCTTTATCCCCATTGCCTTTAGCTTGATTCTCGCGACCATCTCGTCTATCTCCCTCGGCAGAACGTAAACCCTGGGTTCGAGCCTCTCGTGGTTGTCTTTGATGTATTCCGCTGCCTTGGCTTGAAGGGAGAAGCTCATGTCCATTATCTCAGCCGGATGACCGTCAGCAGCAGCTAAGTTCACCAGCCTTCCCTCAGCTAGGAGATAAAGCCTTCTGCCGTCGGAAAGCCTGTATTCGGTTATGTTGGGCCTGACCTCGCTTATCTCTACTGCCAGAGCCTCAAGGTCGGGCTTTGAAATTTCAACATCGAAGTGGCCGGCGTTCGCTAAGATAGCGCCGTCCTTCATGAGCTCGAAGTGCTCCTTCCTTATGCAGTTGATGTTCCCTGTTGAGGTGACGAAGATGTCTCCTATCTTAGATGCACTCTTCATGTCCATGACGAGGAAGCCGTCCATTCTTGCTTCTAAAGCCCTTATCGGGTCCACTTCAACCACAATCACTGTCGCTCCCAGCCCGCGAGCGCGCATCGCTATTCCCCTGCCACACCAGCCGTAGCCAACTACAACTACATTCTTTCCGGCAACGAGCAAATTGGTCGTCCTTATTATGCCGTCCCACGTCGACTGTCCGGTCCCATAGCGGTTGTCGAAGAGGTATTTGGTGTAGCTGTCGTTGACCGCTATTATCGGGAACCTTAAAACGCCGTCGCGCTCCATCGCGCGAAGCCGTATCACTCCTGTTGTGGTTTCCTCGCTCGCGCCCCAGATGTTCTCTATCAGCTCCTGCCTCTCGCGGTGGACGGTGCTTATCATGTCCGCTCCATCGTCAATGATTATGTTCGGTCTTATGTCCAATGCTTTATGCATGTTCTCGTAGTACTCCTCCCTGCTCTCGCCCCTTACCGCATAGACCTTTATTCCGTTCTTTGCCAGTGCAGCGACGACGTCGTCCTGCGTCGAGAGGGGGTTGCTTGCCGTTGCCGAAACTTCCGCACCCCCCGCTTTCAGGGTAAGGAGCAGAAAGGCCGTCTTCATCTCCAGGTGAAGTGTTGTGGCGATTCTGATGCCTTTGAAGGGCTTCTTCTCCTCGAAGTCGGCCCTTATGTGCTGGAGAACCGGCATGAAACGCGAGACCCAGTCTATCTTTCTCTCCCCGCTCGGGGCGAGGCTTAAGTCCTTAACGCAGTAGTCCTTGGTGCAGTCCATGTTATCACCGGCGGGATTTCTCGGCGGATTTTAAAAGTCCTCCGAAAGGCTTTTGAGTTAGGGAAACCTAATCCCGGTTATGGCGAAGGCGGACTACCCCTGCGTCAAAAAGGTAGCAAAGGGTCTCTACAAGATAAAACCCGGGAAGTACTCGGCCTTCTCCTACCTGATAACTGACGAGGTCAATGTCCTCATAGATACGGGCCTCATGAGCGACTATCCGAGGCTTGAGGAGGGCCTCTTTGAGCTTGGACTGAAGCCGGGCGATATCGACATCGTTCTCAACACCCACGAGCACTGCGACCACGTGGGCGGAAACCTCTACCTCCAGGATAGCGCTATTATCGGGGCCTACAAGTACTCGGCCGTTAAAATCCTCTACGGAGACGACGACGTTATGAGGTGTCGCCACCACGGGGAGCCCTTTCCGGGTAGCAAAGTCCACCTGTGGCTCAACAACGCCGACGTAATAAACGCCGGCTCATGGATGCTCAAGGTTATCCACACGCCCGGCCACACTTCGGGGAGTATGTGCCTCTACGAGCCGAGGAGGAGAATCCTTTTCTCGGGAGATACCCTCTTCGCCAGAGGAACTGTTTCCAACATCTACGACTCTGGCAGTTTGGGGGAGTACTTCAACTCCCTTCGCCTGCTAAAAACGCTCAAAATAGACCTCCTCCTTCCCGGGCACGGCTGGGAGTCCAGAGACGTTGAGCGGGACATAGAGCTCACCATAAGGAGGGCAATTGAACTCTTTCCAAACAGAAAGTATCTCCTCCGCCTTCTCGGGGAGAACGGCAAGGTTTATATGGGAGAAGAGCGTCCATAGTCCGGTGGGCTCATGATAGTTGACCTTTCGATGCCCCTTGGTGAAGAAACCCCTGCCTACCCTGGAGACCCCGAGGTCAGGGTGAGGCCTTGGGCCTTCATAGACAGGGACGGCTACTACATGAACGTCATCAAGATGGGTGAACACTCCGGAACTCACGTCGATGCTCCGGCCCACTTTGTCCCGGGAGGGAAGACTATAGACGAGATGCCCCTTGAGAGGTTTTTCGGAAAAGCCTTCCTCGTGGATGTTAGAGCGGGTGATGGCCCGGTTGAGCTTGATGAGATACCGGACTCGGGCTACTTTGGAAGGATAGTGCTTTTCCTGACCGGTGGAAGGGAGCTCTCACCCGAGGTTGCACTCTTCCTAGTGGCCGAGGGTGTGAAAGCCGTCGGGACGGATGGGCCGAGCATAGGGGACGAGAACGTCCACACTATACTCCTCTCCTCTAATGTGCCGGTCTTCGAGAACCTCGTGAACCTTGAGCCCCTTCTCGGGAGAGAGTTCACATTCATAGCATTCCCCCTGAAGATTGAGGGGGGCTCCGGAAGCCCTGTGAGGGCCGTTGCCATACTGGAAGAGTAGCGTTCCTTTCGGGCTTTTTGGGTCTATCTTTCCCACTCCGGCCTAAGGGAGGTTCTCAATCCCCGTTGGAACGCCCCGGAACGGTATGGACCCTCCTTTTTTGTCTTGGGAAAAGTTAGAAACGGCCTGAAAAATCCGTTTTTCCTCTAAATTCCACTATCGTTCCTTAATTTCCTGAAAAAAGCTTAAATAGGGCTTTTTTCATAATCAAAAGCGAGGTGATTGATATGATGTGGAGAAAGTGGGTGGCGGCATTCATAGGACTGTTGCTCCTTGGTATGACCCTTGGTGCCACAGGAGTCACCGCGACGTCCAGTGAGGCCCAGGAGACAGTGACTGTCATACTGGTGAGCGACAACATGGCTGATAGTGGGGTTGCCAAGTTGCTCGCCAACGCCACTGGTGGAATAATAGTGACAACTCCCTGGGGCGTTTACGAGCCCAACGTTACGGCGGAGATACTGAGCTACGCGCCCGACCAGGTCATAATAATAGGTGGTCCGATGGCCGTCGTTGACCAGTACGTCACTGACCTGGAGGGATACAACATAACGGTCTACCGCTGGGGCGGGATGAACAGGTACGAGACGAACCTCATAGCCCTTGAGATGGCGAAGGGCAGGGGACTCCTGAAGAAGGAGAACATAACCGTCTTCGCCCCCGGAAACGACAGCGTTGCCATCCAGAAGGCCGTTGAGATAGCCCTCCAGAAGGGCGGTGTCGTCGTCTACGTCAACAAGACCGTTTCCATCGAGAAGCTCAACAAGACGGTAACCATAAGGAAGGCAATCATAGTCAACACTCCCGTGAGTAAGGGGGTCGCCAAGAGGCTCATGAAAGGGCTTTTCCGCCACAACGCCAGTGCGGTTGACATCACGGTGAACGTCACCGACCAGATTCAGTTCCTTGAGAAGCTCATCCAGCTCAGGATAGAGAGGATCGAGGAGATAGCCAACATGACCAACTCCACCGAGCTATTCAGCCTTGCCCAGAACCTCAGCGCTGGCCTTAATGAGGTGAACGAGCTCCTCCAGGCCGGCAACACCACACAGGCCTACAAGAAACTGCTCTGGCTCCAGGTGAGAAGCCAGTTCGTCCTCAAGAGGGCTCACCTCGTACTCTTCAGGGAGATGGGGCATGGTAAGATTGGGATAATGATGAAACTCATGAAGCTCAGGGCGGAGCTTGAGATACTCCAGAAGGCCGGCGTAAACGTGACCGCTTACAACCAGACGCTGACCGAGATCGAGGAGTATCTCAAGAAGGGCAACGACGGCATGGCGCTCAGACTACTCACTCAGCTTGAGAACCAGTTGAGGGAGCTTTACAAGGGAAAGCGAGCGGTGCTCAGAAAGCACATGTGGGGGAGGCACAGGGGCAGGATGCACGGCCCGCACTGGGGAGGTAACCAGACCTCCAACGAGACCGAGAGCGGAAGGCACTGATTAGCCTTTCCTTTCTTTTCTCCTCGCCTTTTTCTCCCTCAGGTATGGGTAGCGCATTATGTGCCCGCAGTTCAGGCACTTTATGACCACATGGGGATACGGCTCCGCCCTCAGGCGAACCCTCGCGTTTTTGCCCGGGACAAGGAAGGAGTGGCACTTCTTGCAGTAGCGTCGCTTCCACTTCCTCGGGAGCCTTATCTTGGCCTTCTGCTGGACTGCTAGGGCTATCTCAACGTATCTGTTTGCGAGCTCTGGGCTGTAGGGAAAGACCCTCTCAGCGAGCGTGAAGAGCGTCTCGACCCTCTCCCGGGCTATCCTCTTCTTTTCCCGCTGTTCCTTCTTTCTCAGCGCTTTCTTCCCCATTATCTCACCAGCCTCAGCTTTCCTGCTATCGGCTCGTAGAGGTAGCCCTCGGCTATGAAGTGCTCTATTATCTCTCTCGCCATCTCCTCGGTAAAACCGTACTCCCTCAGCGCCCTGAGGAATTCGGTTCTCTTGACAGTTCCATCGCTTGACGTTGCTTCTATGTCGGTGAATATGGAGAGGGCCACCGAGAGGCGTTTGTCCCTTCCAACGTAGTGCCTGTATGTTCTAAGGAGCGTCGTCCTCTCCCTCTCCGGAAGTTCGCTCACCCAGAGGTCGAGTATCTCCTGGAGGATGAGGATCACGTCGCTCACGAGGGGTCTTGTGAGCCTTCCCTTAAACCTTGCCATCGAGCCTAACAGCCTTGCCCCTAGCTGGTACCGGAGGCCCGTCTCGAAGACCATCCCCCTTATCTTCATCGCCTCGAAGATTTCCCCGTATTCGCGACGGTTTCTGGCAAGGAAGGCCTCAAACCTAACCCTGTAGTCCTTCAGCTCGGCCAAGTTGAGGCTGGGAACCCTCTGCTCTGCAAGGAAGAGCGTTGCTATTAGGTTGGGCACGAGCCTTTCGAGCTCCCTGTTCCTCTCGTAGGCTATGGGCTCGCTTAGTATGAATGGAACCTCCGAGAGCCTCGCGACGCTGTCGCTTGCCTTCAGCACCGCCCTCGGCGTAAGGAACGTCGCGCTCTTCTCGATGAAGTGCTTCCTTGCCCAGACAGGAGCGGGTATCTCCCTGACGAGCATGTCCATCCTTGAAGGGACGTAGTATTTCGTTCCCCCGTTTGGGTCGTGGAGGCGGAAGTCGAGGTCTAGGAAGTCATCTGTGGCCCAGTCCCATCTCTCCCTTCTCAACCTCATCTCCGGCGGGAGAATTGAGTAGATGTACTTTAGGGCCTCCCATGCTGAGTAGACCACGCTCCCGTCCTTGATAGTCGAAAACGTCGTGCCCTCTGACCACGTGAGGTTCGAGCCTATTAGCGTTGGCGCGTTGAGGAAGGAGTACACCAGCCCCTTCAGCATGTCGTAGGGAGCATCGATTGTTGAGGAGAACAGCTCTTCTATCTCCTCGCCGGTTAAGGCGTATTCCCTGAAGTCCTTCCAGTAATCAGAGTAGTCCTCCCGTTTCATCGATATCACGTGAATCATCCTGAGGGTTCCCCAGCGGTAGGCATCTGCAATGCCCCTTACCTTTACGTAGTCCCCGCTCCTAAGGGCATCAACCCTGCTGGACTCAGTAATCCTCAGGACGACGTAGGGCTTTGGCTTCTTCCACTCCTTCAGCTCCCCCGGCGGAAGGGGGGAGAGCAGGTAATAGGCCGCATCGTCCGGTGCGTAGGGAGGCTTTCTGGCTATGAAGAAGCCTCCTACTTCGACCTCGTCGCCGTTTTTCCATCCCTGAACCTCAATCTGGAAGCGTCTGGCCCTCTCGTCCGGGCTTAGCGGTCTCGGTCTCCTCAGCAGTGAGAGTATTTCCTCCATCTCCATCGTCTCACGTTTACCGTAAAGTTTATAAATTCGTTTCGGGAG
This window harbors:
- a CDS encoding DUF58 domain-containing protein → MEMNWVRWLFLFTVLPLALAVITGAISLSYFALLPASVLAFSLLFEPPSGFSVERSFSRTSLRVGEEVEVRVRLRVERGAGSVVVQEVVSPALRVVEGSNRHVFFKRPGERLDVEYSYRLRAVKRGQHRVSPVEVEGHHFLGLEGSNYALLLDEVTLKVSPRVPGIRRVVLRNVRGKPGTPPAALTSMGFSSTEFREVREYRAGDPLRAINWKATARLNTPLVNEYEREGFLTVMFYLDASSSMLVGGLEKNALETAVAFLIPLVLYLLRRGYKVGLYILGHETLLTPVSGYASASTFTRTLTSVGISPKEESLPLAVERTRKVLRGALPVVITNLKRDNFVGVKEGMERLYSITKNTPVLIDVDVYPNLEFGELVSACKKGLREELPFPAIAVSENGKGAVLQFLGVVG
- a CDS encoding adenosylhomocysteinase, which codes for MDCTKDYCVKDLSLAPSGERKIDWVSRFMPVLQHIRADFEEKKPFKGIRIATTLHLEMKTAFLLLTLKAGGAEVSATASNPLSTQDDVVAALAKNGIKVYAVRGESREEYYENMHKALDIRPNIIIDDGADMISTVHRERQELIENIWGASEETTTGVIRLRAMERDGVLRFPIIAVNDSYTKYLFDNRYGTGQSTWDGIIRTTNLLVAGKNVVVVGYGWCGRGIAMRARGLGATVIVVEVDPIRALEARMDGFLVMDMKSASKIGDIFVTSTGNINCIRKEHFELMKDGAILANAGHFDVEISKPDLEALAVEISEVRPNITEYRLSDGRRLYLLAEGRLVNLAAADGHPAEIMDMSFSLQAKAAEYIKDNHERLEPRVYVLPREIDEMVARIKLKAMGIKIEELTEEQKKYLESWEHGT
- a CDS encoding MBL fold metallo-hydrolase — encoded protein: MAKADYPCVKKVAKGLYKIKPGKYSAFSYLITDEVNVLIDTGLMSDYPRLEEGLFELGLKPGDIDIVLNTHEHCDHVGGNLYLQDSAIIGAYKYSAVKILYGDDDVMRCRHHGEPFPGSKVHLWLNNADVINAGSWMLKVIHTPGHTSGSMCLYEPRRRILFSGDTLFARGTVSNIYDSGSLGEYFNSLRLLKTLKIDLLLPGHGWESRDVERDIELTIRRAIELFPNRKYLLRLLGENGKVYMGEERP
- a CDS encoding cyclase family protein; the encoded protein is MIVDLSMPLGEETPAYPGDPEVRVRPWAFIDRDGYYMNVIKMGEHSGTHVDAPAHFVPGGKTIDEMPLERFFGKAFLVDVRAGDGPVELDEIPDSGYFGRIVLFLTGGRELSPEVALFLVAEGVKAVGTDGPSIGDENVHTILLSSNVPVFENLVNLEPLLGREFTFIAFPLKIEGGSGSPVRAVAILEE
- a CDS encoding cell wall-binding repeat 2 family protein encodes the protein MMWRKWVAAFIGLLLLGMTLGATGVTATSSEAQETVTVILVSDNMADSGVAKLLANATGGIIVTTPWGVYEPNVTAEILSYAPDQVIIIGGPMAVVDQYVTDLEGYNITVYRWGGMNRYETNLIALEMAKGRGLLKKENITVFAPGNDSVAIQKAVEIALQKGGVVVYVNKTVSIEKLNKTVTIRKAIIVNTPVSKGVAKRLMKGLFRHNASAVDITVNVTDQIQFLEKLIQLRIERIEEIANMTNSTELFSLAQNLSAGLNEVNELLQAGNTTQAYKKLLWLQVRSQFVLKRAHLVLFREMGHGKIGIMMKLMKLRAELEILQKAGVNVTAYNQTLTEIEEYLKKGNDGMALRLLTQLENQLRELYKGKRAVLRKHMWGRHRGRMHGPHWGGNQTSNETESGRH
- a CDS encoding ribonuclease P protein component 4, with protein sequence MGKKALRKKEQREKKRIARERVETLFTLAERVFPYSPELANRYVEIALAVQQKAKIRLPRKWKRRYCKKCHSFLVPGKNARVRLRAEPYPHVVIKCLNCGHIMRYPYLREKKARRKERKG